AAAGAGGGGCAGGCCGTGGCCTGCCCCTGTGAGCGTACTGCGTCTAAGAGATCCTGGCCGCAATATGCCCGTTCTGAATGACCGCCGTGTGTCAGCCCGGTGCGAGCAGCCGTCGCAGCGGCGTCGGAATGCCGGCGGCCAGCGCTTCGTCGCGGCCGAACCAGCGCAGCGTGTCGTTGTCGGCCAGCGCGGTCGCGCCAAGCAGTGCCGCCGGTTGCGGCGTGATCGTCAGTTTGAAGTGGGTGAACACGTGGACGAAGTCGGGCTGCGCCGGTTCGAGTGCAACCGCGAGCCCCAGCGCGTCGGCGCAATGGCGTTCGGCACCGAGCGTGTCGGCCGTTTCGGGCAGGCTCCACAGCCCGCCCCAGATGCCGGTCGGCGGGCGCTTCTGCAGCAGCAGCCGGCCCTTGTCGTCGCGGATCAGCAGCATCACCGTGCGGCGCTCGGGCACCGCCTTCTTCGGTTTCGGTGTCGGCAGCTCGGCCTGGCGGCCGGTGATCCGCGCGATGCAGTCGCTCGCGACCGGACAGGCGAGGCATGCAGGCTTCTTCGGCGTGCACACGGTTGCGCCGAGGTCCATCTGTGCCTGCGTGTACGCGGGCATGTCGGCGGCAACCGGCAGCAGGCTGTCGGCCAGCGCCCACAGCCGGTTCTCGATCGCCTTCTGGCCGGGAAAACCGTCGATGCCGGCCCAGCGCGCCAGTACGCGCTTGACGTTGCCGTCGAGGATCGCCGCGCGGGTGCTGAACGAGAACGCGGCGATCGCCGCGGCGGTCGAGCGGCCGATGCCGGGCAGCGTTTCGATCTCGGCCGGCGCGTGCGGAAACACGCCACCGAAATCGGCCATCACCGCCTGCGCCGCCTTGTGCAGATTGCGCGCGCGGCTGTAGTAGCCGAGGCCGCTCCACAGCGCGAGCACGTCGTCGAGCGGCGCGGCGGCCAGACTGGCAATGTCCGGGAAGCGGGCGAGAAAGCGCTGGTAGTAGTCGATGACCGTGGTCACCTGCGTCTGCTGCAGCATGATTTCCGACAGCCAGACGCGGTATGGGTCGGCAACCTGCCACGGCAGGTCGTGCCGGCCGTGGTCGCGCTGCCAGCCGACCAGCCGGGTGGCGAACGCACTCATTGCCGGGCCTTGGCCGGCTTGGCGGGCGCCTTGGGGGCGGGTTTGGCGGCCGGCTTGGCCGTCTTGCGCTGCGCCGCCTTCTCGGCTGCGGCCTTCCGGGCCAGTTCGGCCTCGTGCGCCCTGGCCTTCGCCGCTTCCTCGGCCTTCTGCCGCTCGAGCAACTGGTGCTTCAGCGCGGCGTAGTCGACGTGATAGCTCGGCGCGGCGATCGGCCCGGTGAGTTCGATCGGCAGGATCAGCCCGGCCAGACCCTTGAGTTCGGGCACGTCGGGGTTGGCGCCGGCCTTGAGCTTGTAGTCGAGCCGCCCCTCGCCGAGATCCATGCTGCCGCTGCCGGCCAGCCGCAGCACGCCGGCGCGGACCAGCAGGTCGTTGTTGGTCGCGACGCCGTGCTTGAGCTGCAGCGTGGCATTCAGCTCCGAAAAGCGCGTCCGGGCTTCGAGGTTGGGCAACTGGGTGACTTCGCCGTTCATCGCCTTGATCTGGCGGCTGGCGGTGCGCAGCAGCGCCTCGATGTCGATGCCGCGGACCGAGCCCTTGGACAACTGGACGCGCACGTCGCCGCCGGCGGTCTTGCGCAGGTCGGCGAGCCGGTCGCCGACGGCGCTGACGTCGAGGTCGAGGTGGCCGCGTCCCTCGAAGCGCGAGGTGTCGAGCAGGTCGGTCAGCAGCATGTTGATGTTCATGTTCGACAGCTTCTGCGTCGCGTGCCAGCGCGGCTTGCCGCGACCGTTGTCGATTTCGAGTCGGCCGGAGAGCTGGCCGCCGTAGACATTGGCGGCGAGCGGGTCGAGTACGAGCTTGCGGCTCCTGGCGGTCAGGCCGAGGGCGATGTCGTTGAAGTGCAGCTTGTTCATCGTCAGCTGGCCGATCTTCAACTGGCCCTGCGCGTCGAGCCGGTCCAGCCACTGGAAGGCCATCGGCGTTGTCGCCGAGACGCCCTTGGCGCCGGCGGCAACCGCCGGCAGATAGGGTGTCAGGTCGAGCTGGGCCAGATCGACGTCGAAGCCGTAGTGCGGCGTGATGAAGTCGTCGACGTTGAACAGCGCCTTGACCGGCGAGTGATCGAGCGTCCCCCGGCTTTCGAGCCGGATCGTCTCGTTGCGCAGGTTCAGCGCGGCGGTGCCGGCCAGCGCGAACGGAATCGCGCCGCGCGGCAGCGCCTTGTTGCCGTACTGGCCGGCGAGCTGGTAGCTCGGCAGCCGCGCCAGCGTGCCGCTGTAAAGCTCGAGCGGGCTGACGAAGTTCAGCGCCAGCGTCTGCTGCTGCGTGATCAGCTCGACGTTGATCCGCGCCTGGTCGGCGCGCATCAGTCCCTGCAGCGTCCCCGACAGCTGCGGCACCGAGACGCCGGCGGCGAAGCGGCCGCGCGGCCCCTGCATCCGCAGCGCCAGTTTCGGCCGGTCGAGCTGCATCGTGCTCTCGGTGACCTTGAGCGCCGGCAGGTTCAGTTCGCCCTGCCAGTCCTGCACGCCGCGGCGGCCGTGTCCGGTGATCTTCAGCTCGCCGCCGGCGAGCCGCAGCGGTTGCCAGCCGTAGACGAGGTTGCCGACGGCGGTCAGCCCGCTGGCTTCGATGTCGACGCCGGGCTTGCTCGGCCCCTGCTGCTTGAGCTCGAAGCGCAGGTCGGCGACCGACAACCGGCGCTCCGCCTCGGTGTAGCGCATCGCTGCGCCAACCTCGACGCTGCCGCGCCACCACGGGGTGGCGCCGTCGCCGATCTGCAACTGGCCGCCGGCCGTGAGCTTGCCGTTCTTCGGGTCGGCGAGGTTGTCGAGGCTGAAGTCGAGGCCCGACAAGGTGCCGTTGACGCCGACCAGCGCGTCGCGATAGACGAGCTTGGCCTGGTCGAAATGCAGCGCGTCGAGGCGGATGTCGACCTTGCGCGGGTGTGTCGGGTCGGCAAGCAGGTCTTCGAAGTTGTAGGTGCCGTCGGCAAAGCGCTCGATCGTCAGCTCGGGGCTGTCGATCTCGACCTGGTCGATCACCGGCTTGCCGCGCAGCAGCGGCCACAGCGCCAGCCGCACGCGCACGCGGTCGGCGTGCATGAAGCGGGTCTGGGTGTCGGGCTGGGTCAGCGTGACGTCGCCGAGCGTGAACGCCGGGCGGGGCAGCAGCACGAAGCGGGCATTGCCGGCAACGGTGAGCGTGCGGCGGGTCTCGGACGCGATCTGGCTGGCGAGCGTTTCGCGCAGCACGGTGGCTTCGACAAAGTACGGCACGATGCCGATCAGCAGCGTCAATCCGGCGATCAGAAGCAGAAAGATCCGGAATGGCCGCGAGTGGCGCAGGTCCATCGGGCGTAGTCTCCTGCGGCCCGTACCGCGAACCGGTCGCGCAAGGCGCGGTATCGGTGCTGGCAGGGTCGCATATTGTAGGGGCCGCCCCTGGCAAACCGGGTTGCGGCGCGCCGGCGTTAACAAACAGGCGCGTTTTGAAACGGCGAACGCCCGATTATCACTAAGACCCGTGGGAAATCAAAGTGCTAAGATTTGGCTCTCCCTCCGTCCGCTTGGCTTTCCCATGCACCAGACCGAAATCAAAGTCCGTGGCTACCATCTCGACCTGTACGGCCACGTCAACAATGCACGCTATCTCGAATTTCTCGAGGAAGCGCGCTGGGAAACGCTTGAAGCGCACGGCGACCTCGACTGGTTCATGCAGCGCCGGCTGGCGCTGGTCGTCAGCCGCATCGACATCCGCTACAAGCGCCCGGCGACGATGGGCGACGTGCTGCTGGTCGAAACCCGGTTGGACCGGCTCGACGAGCGCGCCGGCGTCATCGCCCAGCGCATCGTCCGCCAGGACAACGGCAAGCTCGTTGCCGAGGCCGACGTGACCTTCGCGGTGATCCACCCGGAAACACCGGGCGCGCTGAAGCTCGACGGCGAACTGGCCGAGCGGCTGGCGGTGCTGGCGGGAGTGGCGGCATGAAAAGGCTGCTGGCGATCGCGCTGATCGCGCTGCTGGCCGCCTGCGCCGGCGTGCCGACCTCGTACGAGAAACCGAAGGTGTCGGTTGCCGGGATCGCGATCAAGGACATCGGCCTGTTCGAGCAACGCTTTACCCTGACCCTGCGCGTGCAGAACCCGAACGACATCTCGGTGCCGGTGTCGGGGCTGAACGCCAAGCTCGAGGTCAACGGCAAGCCGGTGGCCGACGGCGTGTCGAACGCCAGCGTGACGATTCCGGCGCTCGGCGAGGCGACGGTGCCGGTCGACATCGTCAGCAACCTCGGCGGGCTGGCGCGGCTGCTCAAGCAGGGCAACGGCGCCGCGCCGTCGTACCGGCTGCACGGCAAGCTGTTCTCGCCGTGGCGGCCGGGCGGCATCGATTTCGACCAGAAGGGTGATCTGCCGGCGCTCGGCGAGATCCTGCCGGCCGGCGACGCGCCGAAGACCGGGACGTTCTGATGGGCGTGATCAGGGCGCTGCTGTGGGCGTCGCTGGTGCTGGTGTTCGTGGCGCTGGCGCTGCTCGCCGGCGTGTTCTTCGGCAAGCGGCTCGCCGATACCGATGCGGCGGCGCAGGACGCGCGCATCGCCGCGCTCGGCCGCGAGCTGTCGCAAAGCCGTGGCGAAGTTCACCGGCTCCGTGACGAACTGACGGCGATGGCCAGCCGGGCCGCCGCCGAGGCCTCCGCGGCCAGCACCGTCGTCGCGGCCGATGCCGTGCAAGCGGCGCCCGCCGTGGCGCCGGTTCGCGAGCCGGCGTATCGCCGCTTCGGCAACACGAGCTGCACGCTGTCGGTCGGCGGCGGCGGTGTCGACGACGATTGCGTCGAGTTGCGGCGCATCTCGGCGTCTCAGCCCAGCGGCAGGTAGGCGTCGAAGCGGGTGCTGTCCCCTAGGTAATCGAAGTTCGGTTTCAGTCCCGCCAGCCACGGCGCGAGCCGCGGCCGCTTGACCACGACACGCTGGCGGGCGATGCGCCTTGCCGGCGCGAGCAGCGCATCGGCATCCGGATCGCCGCCGATCAGCGCCTGGAACATCGCCATTTCCTTCTTCGACTTCGCGCGCTTGTCCGGCTCGGGAAACATCGGGTCGAGAAAGACCACGTCGAACGACTTTGCGTCGGCGTCGATCAGCCATTGCAGCGAATCGGCGTGGACCAGCGTCATCCGGCCGGCGATCTCCGCCGTTCCGGCATCCAGCGCCGCACGGCGCAAGCCGTCCTCGAGCAGCGCCGCGGCCACCGGGCTGCGCTCGATCAGCGTGACCGTACAGCCGAGGCTGGCGAGCACGAAGGCATCGCGCCCCTGGCCGGCGGTCGCGTCGAGCACGCCCGGATTCGCACCGCCCTTGAGCCCGACCGCCTTGGCGACCGGCTGGCCGCGGCCGCCGCCGAACTTGCGCCGGTGCGCCGCGGCGCCTTCAACAAAGTCGACGCAGACGCGCGCCTTGTCGCCGGCCTGCTGCAGCACCAGCCGGCCGTCCTCGAACGCCAGGTAGTGGCCGCCGGCCGGTGCGTCGTGCACCGGCGCAAAGCCGTAGCGCGCGGCCAGTTCGCCGGCGACGGTGTCACCGGCATTCAACAACATCTGCATTTCATGGAGCCTGTTCAAAGTCTTTTCGCGCCTGCGTTCGGCGTAGTACCGGTGGCGGGCAAGGCGCAAGTCGCGCCACGGTACGCGTACCGTAAGCGGCTTGCAACGCGGTACGCCGCCGGTAATGCACCGAACCCGCAGTGCCGGGCCGGAAAAAATCATCCACTGTGTTGCGACTCTTGCCAACAGGTGGTTATCGCCTGTATCGCACGTCTTATGCCTGACTTTTTTCCGGTTCGGCGCAGGCGTGAAAAGGCTTTGAATGGGCTCCTAATACTCCGGTGCCGGGGTCGGGATGGTCACCGGGCCGAAGTTTACCGGCTCGAAGCACGGCCGGTAACGGACGCGCGGCAGCCGCGCCGCCGGATCCTGCTTGTAGAACGCCTTGAGCTGCTCGTAGATGGCCGGGTAATGGTCGGTCAGCGCGTGCGGCGTCTCGAAGAAGTATTCGGAGAACACCGCGAAGCACTCGGCCGGGTTTTCGGCCGCATACAGGTCGATCGGGCTGTAGAGCTGGTGGTCGGCGCGGCGGCTCAGGTCGTCGAAGGCCAGCGAGAAACTGCGCTTCCAGCCGGCGTAGTCCATGCCCTTGTGCAGCGGCGGGCAGCCGTTGGCGTCGCCCGAGCGCATGTCGAGCTTGTGGGCGAACTCGTGGATGACGACGTTCCAGCCGTCGAGCCACGGCGATTCGGACACGTCGAGCCAGGACAGCAGCACCGGGCCGTCGCTGCGCGCCTGGCCGGCGAGTTCCTGCTCGAATTCGTGCACCAGGCCAATGTGGTCGGTATAGCGGTCGCGGCTGAGGAACTGCCCCGGGTAGACGATGACCTCGTGCCAGTCGTCGTAGGCGTCGAAGCCGAGATGGAGGATGGGCAGCACCGCCTGCGCCGCCAGCAGCACGCGCGCCGCGTCGGCGAGCTCCAGCCCGTTCACCGGGGTGATCGTCTTCTCGGCCAGAAACCACGCGGCGTGGTCGCGCAGGGTCAGCCGTTCGCTGTCGGACAAGCCGATGAACAGCGGCGCACGCATCACCTGCTGCCACAGCGCATCGGGAATCGGGTTGGCGGCCAGCAGTCTGGCGCGTTTGCGGGTCTTGAGAAAGCCGAACATGCGGTCTCCTTGTTTACCCGTTCAGATGGGCCCGGCAGAAATAGATTCAATGACCGGACGGCGCGTATCGACGGTCATCGGCCCGGCCGCAACGCTGGCGAGCCTCGCGCTTGTGGCCCGGCAGCCGCAACGGCAAGCTGCACCCACGCCGGCGCAAGGCCGGCGGAGCATCCGACAACAAGGCCGCAGGCCACAGGGAGAGACAAGATGAAGCTGCAACTCGTAAGCATGGCGCTGGCGACGGCCGCCGCAACCGGCAGCGCCGCCGGCCAAATCAATGTGGTGTGCCAGACCACCAAGGGCGCGATCGACATCGTCATCCGCCCGGAATGGAGTCCCAAGGGTGCGGAGCGCTTCCTGCAACTGGTCGACGCCGGCCACTTCAACCGCGTGCCGTTCTTCCGCTGCATCGACGGCGTGCTGTGCCAGTTCGGCTTTCCGCAATCGAAGGCCGCGGCAAAAAAATGGCCGGCGATCGCCGACGACCTAAAGCAGCCGGCACTGCGATCGTTCAAGCGCGGCTATATCAGCTTCGCCGGTGCTGGCACTAACTCCCGCACCGAACACCTGTTCATCACGCTGGGCGAAAAGGTCGAACACCTCGGCACCCAGCCGTGGGAAACACCGATCGGCTATGTGACACCTGCGTCGATGCAACAGACCGTCAGCCGTTTCAACATGAGCTACGGCGATATTCCGCCCTGGGGCAAGGGGCCGGATGTGCAGAAGCTGCAGGCACCGGGGGTGGCCGAGTATCTGAAACAGAACTACTCGGCGTTGGATTACATCCTGTCGTGCAAGCGGGGGTGAGGTTGGTTTTGCTTGGAGGGCTATTTAATGATTAAGCTAAGGGGCGGCGAAACACCGTCTCGGAGAACGAAGTTAGCGCTTTGAGCGAATTGTTATGCATCACTTACGCA
This window of the Jeongeupia sp. USM3 genome carries:
- the mutY gene encoding A/G-specific adenine glycosylase → MSAFATRLVGWQRDHGRHDLPWQVADPYRVWLSEIMLQQTQVTTVIDYYQRFLARFPDIASLAAAPLDDVLALWSGLGYYSRARNLHKAAQAVMADFGGVFPHAPAEIETLPGIGRSTAAAIAAFSFSTRAAILDGNVKRVLARWAGIDGFPGQKAIENRLWALADSLLPVAADMPAYTQAQMDLGATVCTPKKPACLACPVASDCIARITGRQAELPTPKPKKAVPERRTVMLLIRDDKGRLLLQKRPPTGIWGGLWSLPETADTLGAERHCADALGLAVALEPAQPDFVHVFTHFKLTITPQPAALLGATALADNDTLRWFGRDEALAAGIPTPLRRLLAPG
- a CDS encoding AsmA family protein, with product MDLRHSRPFRIFLLLIAGLTLLIGIVPYFVEATVLRETLASQIASETRRTLTVAGNARFVLLPRPAFTLGDVTLTQPDTQTRFMHADRVRVRLALWPLLRGKPVIDQVEIDSPELTIERFADGTYNFEDLLADPTHPRKVDIRLDALHFDQAKLVYRDALVGVNGTLSGLDFSLDNLADPKNGKLTAGGQLQIGDGATPWWRGSVEVGAAMRYTEAERRLSVADLRFELKQQGPSKPGVDIEASGLTAVGNLVYGWQPLRLAGGELKITGHGRRGVQDWQGELNLPALKVTESTMQLDRPKLALRMQGPRGRFAAGVSVPQLSGTLQGLMRADQARINVELITQQQTLALNFVSPLELYSGTLARLPSYQLAGQYGNKALPRGAIPFALAGTAALNLRNETIRLESRGTLDHSPVKALFNVDDFITPHYGFDVDLAQLDLTPYLPAVAAGAKGVSATTPMAFQWLDRLDAQGQLKIGQLTMNKLHFNDIALGLTARSRKLVLDPLAANVYGGQLSGRLEIDNGRGKPRWHATQKLSNMNINMLLTDLLDTSRFEGRGHLDLDVSAVGDRLADLRKTAGGDVRVQLSKGSVRGIDIEALLRTASRQIKAMNGEVTQLPNLEARTRFSELNATLQLKHGVATNNDLLVRAGVLRLAGSGSMDLGEGRLDYKLKAGANPDVPELKGLAGLILPIELTGPIAAPSYHVDYAALKHQLLERQKAEEAAKARAHEAELARKAAAEKAAQRKTAKPAAKPAPKAPAKPAKARQ
- a CDS encoding thioesterase family protein, whose translation is MHQTEIKVRGYHLDLYGHVNNARYLEFLEEARWETLEAHGDLDWFMQRRLALVVSRIDIRYKRPATMGDVLLVETRLDRLDERAGVIAQRIVRQDNGKLVAEADVTFAVIHPETPGALKLDGELAERLAVLAGVAA
- a CDS encoding LEA type 2 family protein; translation: MKRLLAIALIALLAACAGVPTSYEKPKVSVAGIAIKDIGLFEQRFTLTLRVQNPNDISVPVSGLNAKLEVNGKPVADGVSNASVTIPALGEATVPVDIVSNLGGLARLLKQGNGAAPSYRLHGKLFSPWRPGGIDFDQKGDLPALGEILPAGDAPKTGTF
- a CDS encoding class I SAM-dependent methyltransferase — protein: MLLNAGDTVAGELAARYGFAPVHDAPAGGHYLAFEDGRLVLQQAGDKARVCVDFVEGAAAHRRKFGGGRGQPVAKAVGLKGGANPGVLDATAGQGRDAFVLASLGCTVTLIERSPVAAALLEDGLRRAALDAGTAEIAGRMTLVHADSLQWLIDADAKSFDVVFLDPMFPEPDKRAKSKKEMAMFQALIGGDPDADALLAPARRIARQRVVVKRPRLAPWLAGLKPNFDYLGDSTRFDAYLPLG
- a CDS encoding zinc-dependent peptidase, whose protein sequence is MFGFLKTRKRARLLAANPIPDALWQQVMRAPLFIGLSDSERLTLRDHAAWFLAEKTITPVNGLELADAARVLLAAQAVLPILHLGFDAYDDWHEVIVYPGQFLSRDRYTDHIGLVHEFEQELAGQARSDGPVLLSWLDVSESPWLDGWNVVIHEFAHKLDMRSGDANGCPPLHKGMDYAGWKRSFSLAFDDLSRRADHQLYSPIDLYAAENPAECFAVFSEYFFETPHALTDHYPAIYEQLKAFYKQDPAARLPRVRYRPCFEPVNFGPVTIPTPAPEY
- a CDS encoding peptidylprolyl isomerase; this encodes MKLQLVSMALATAAATGSAAGQINVVCQTTKGAIDIVIRPEWSPKGAERFLQLVDAGHFNRVPFFRCIDGVLCQFGFPQSKAAAKKWPAIADDLKQPALRSFKRGYISFAGAGTNSRTEHLFITLGEKVEHLGTQPWETPIGYVTPASMQQTVSRFNMSYGDIPPWGKGPDVQKLQAPGVAEYLKQNYSALDYILSCKRG